The following coding sequences lie in one Anaerolineae bacterium genomic window:
- a CDS encoding SurA N-terminal domain-containing protein: protein MIRYSTKLFPMLGALLIIYILTGCGDYGSDSHSAPSDNYLIRVGGRVVTTVDFNSSFEIIRMAYSHNALQDPDSCRGAKLRLLSQLIEEMIILEKAKELNVEISDSELDEAVARMKGDYDDNAFEQILLENAISYNSWEKELGKRLLIEKVVEIELKERVVISPEDISNYYEKYYNGDGVPSVLSGGPDKEDGDLNRIIVKELRRKKAEEAYKPWIENLKKKYLVEINKKEWEKISQAGSGSN, encoded by the coding sequence ATGATAAGATACTCTACTAAATTGTTTCCGATGCTTGGCGCCTTATTGATTATTTATATCCTGACAGGGTGTGGTGATTATGGGTCTGATTCACATTCAGCACCCAGCGATAATTATTTAATTAGAGTCGGAGGCAGAGTCGTTACAACAGTTGACTTCAACAGTTCCTTTGAAATTATCAGAATGGCTTATTCTCATAATGCATTGCAGGACCCGGATTCTTGCAGGGGAGCCAAGTTGCGGCTTTTGAGCCAGTTGATAGAGGAGATGATTATATTAGAAAAGGCAAAAGAGCTGAATGTTGAGATTTCTGATTCAGAACTTGATGAAGCTGTTGCACGAATGAAGGGAGATTATGACGATAATGCTTTTGAGCAGATTTTACTTGAGAACGCTATTTCATACAATTCGTGGGAAAAAGAGCTCGGGAAGCGTTTGCTCATAGAGAAGGTGGTTGAAATAGAGTTAAAGGAACGTGTTGTAATAAGTCCCGAAGACATATCAAACTATTATGAAAAATATTATAATGGGGATGGAGTACCATCTGTCCTGTCCGGCGGTCCTGATAAGGAGGATGGTGATTTAAATAGAATAATCGTAAAAGAGCTGCGTAGAAAAAAGGCGGAAGAAGCCTATAAACCATGGATAGAGAATCTTAAAAAAAAATATTTGGTTGAAATAAACAAAAAAGAGTGGGAGAAAATCTCTCAAGCAGGTTCGGGGTCAAATTAA
- the recO gene encoding DNA repair protein RecO codes for MSSFSTPAIMLRHMDFGDYDLIITFFTLNKGKISVIAKSAKKSAKRFAGILELFSVLDIVCSSGRRPGLSVLQEAALKHPFAGIRADVIKMAYASYWAELINEWMEEGGRQIQLYHLFQHVLCELDLGQIPGMALSVQFQIKFMAMAGFCPNLTCCSICKIELENMAKNQVKFDLKKGGLVCERCASGSSRRIFLSKGTIKQLLWIKNVDLDKVSRIKFSSLSLKESLEFMEMFVPYHLGKEPRSLAFLRQIRQEQGLRGKD; via the coding sequence ATGTCAAGCTTCTCCACCCCTGCTATTATGCTCCGCCATATGGATTTTGGAGATTATGATCTTATAATTACCTTTTTTACATTAAATAAAGGGAAAATTTCTGTAATAGCCAAATCCGCAAAAAAAAGCGCGAAACGATTTGCAGGTATTCTTGAGCTCTTTTCCGTTTTAGATATTGTGTGCAGTTCAGGTCGCAGGCCGGGACTTTCTGTTTTACAGGAGGCTGCATTAAAACATCCATTTGCCGGAATAAGAGCAGATGTAATAAAGATGGCCTATGCAAGCTACTGGGCGGAACTGATTAATGAATGGATGGAAGAAGGCGGAAGGCAAATCCAGCTTTATCATCTGTTTCAGCATGTTTTATGCGAGCTCGATCTTGGGCAAATACCCGGCATGGCTCTTAGCGTCCAGTTCCAGATAAAATTTATGGCCATGGCAGGTTTTTGTCCGAACTTAACCTGCTGCAGCATATGCAAGATTGAACTTGAGAATATGGCAAAAAATCAGGTGAAGTTTGATCTTAAAAAGGGCGGGCTTGTATGTGAAAGGTGTGCGTCTGGATCGTCACGGCGGATATTTCTTTCAAAAGGGACTATAAAGCAGCTTCTCTGGATCAAAAACGTAGATTTGGACAAGGTGAGCAGGATCAAATTTTCCAGCCTGTCTTTAAAAGAGAGCCTGGAATTTATGGAAATGTTTGTGCCTTATCATTTGGGCAAGGAACCGCGGAGCCTTGCTTTCTTGCGTCAGATAAGACAGGAGCAGGGATTAAGGGGTAAGGATTAA
- a CDS encoding galactokinase, translating into MQSIRSILEKRHIEASAPCRIDMGGTLDISTFYYPLRHLLPCTFNIAVNLRTRVRLFPYKEGIIKISSRGFKSAEYSSDKTPFNHPLGLMFAIAAYFGAEGVHIDINSSSPPRSALGGSSAAAVALIAAFSKLDQKQTAGLGSRQKIALLAHALEESVAGVPCGLQDQLASVYGGVNAWYWPALIKGCSFRKRTVIKKTFHKDLNKHLLLAYCGIPHESKNINTRWVEQFISGKYRKLWAEIILCTQRFVDALFERNFKEACVSMNRETAIRRKMTPDVLDKMGAKLVDSAVKNRCGARFTGAGGGGCIWAIGEIDDIDRLKDIWEKTLLSRKEAYLLDVDIDSKGLVVED; encoded by the coding sequence ATGCAGAGCATAAGAAGTATTCTTGAAAAACGTCATATTGAAGCATCTGCGCCGTGCAGAATCGACATGGGGGGAACCCTGGATATCAGCACATTTTATTATCCGCTCAGGCATCTTTTACCATGCACCTTCAACATAGCGGTGAATTTAAGAACCAGGGTCAGGCTTTTCCCTTATAAAGAAGGGATCATAAAGATTTCTTCAAGGGGTTTTAAAAGCGCAGAATATTCTTCGGACAAAACCCCTTTTAATCATCCTTTAGGGCTTATGTTTGCGATTGCGGCCTATTTTGGGGCTGAAGGCGTACATATTGATATTAACTCGTCATCGCCTCCTCGCAGCGCTCTGGGAGGTTCATCCGCGGCTGCGGTTGCTCTTATTGCGGCGTTTTCAAAGCTCGATCAAAAGCAAACAGCCGGTCTCGGGTCAAGGCAAAAAATTGCGCTGCTTGCGCATGCCCTTGAAGAAAGTGTCGCAGGCGTGCCGTGCGGTCTTCAGGATCAGCTTGCCTCTGTCTATGGAGGAGTTAATGCATGGTATTGGCCGGCTCTAATTAAGGGCTGTTCTTTCAGGAAGAGAACTGTCATCAAGAAAACTTTTCATAAAGACTTAAATAAACATCTCCTTCTTGCCTATTGCGGAATTCCCCATGAATCGAAGAATATTAACACAAGGTGGGTTGAGCAGTTTATTTCCGGCAAATACCGCAAACTCTGGGCAGAGATAATTTTATGCACGCAGAGGTTTGTTGACGCTCTTTTTGAAAGAAACTTTAAAGAAGCCTGCGTTTCAATGAACAGAGAAACAGCTATAAGGAGGAAAATGACTCCCGACGTGCTTGATAAGATGGGGGCAAAGCTCGTTGATTCGGCTGTTAAAAACAGATGCGGCGCAAGATTTACAGGAGCCGGCGGCGGCGGATGTATCTGGGCGATAGGCGAGATTGATGATATTGACAGATTAAAGGATATTTGGGAAAAGACTCTTTTGAGCAGAAAAGAAGCGTATCTGCTTGATGTGGATATTGATTCCAAAGGGTTAGTGGTAGAGGATTAA
- a CDS encoding RodZ domain-containing protein, translating into MINKNSLSFGYYLKAIRTEKGISLDEVSKKTRIRIGNLLLVEKEDHDRLPAEVFVKGFLRAYAEAVGVDGVEIVRRYTSSLNTYKANVRSEADFAELSTSFWPHLLLSLGAMICIIALSVFAMSAFRAPLKINSQVNTNAGEDNKAGKDIDDIAPKVDYGSESDSDSAGKQSEKSLLLSIITIETTWIKAIIDGRKPKEYSLEPGDRLELEASAGFNLLIGNATGVQLIFNDKPIEILGNSGQVVNVQIP; encoded by the coding sequence ATGATTAATAAAAATTCTCTTTCATTTGGATATTATCTTAAGGCGATACGGACCGAGAAGGGTATCAGCCTTGACGAGGTTTCAAAAAAAACCAGAATTAGAATAGGCAATCTCCTTCTTGTTGAAAAGGAGGATCATGACAGGCTGCCTGCCGAGGTTTTTGTTAAAGGATTTTTGCGCGCCTATGCGGAAGCTGTCGGTGTTGATGGGGTTGAAATTGTAAGGCGTTACACATCAAGTCTTAATACTTATAAGGCAAATGTAAGGTCCGAAGCGGATTTTGCCGAATTGAGCACAAGCTTTTGGCCTCATTTACTGCTGTCTCTTGGGGCGATGATATGTATTATCGCTTTATCTGTTTTTGCGATGTCTGCTTTTCGTGCCCCACTTAAGATCAACAGCCAGGTTAATACTAATGCGGGCGAGGATAATAAGGCAGGCAAAGATATTGACGACATTGCTCCCAAAGTCGATTACGGCAGTGAGTCAGACTCTGATTCAGCCGGCAAACAATCTGAAAAAAGTTTGTTGCTAAGTATAATAACAATTGAAACAACCTGGATAAAGGCAATAATAGATGGGCGTAAGCCGAAAGAATACAGCCTGGAACCCGGAGATCGCCTTGAGCTTGAAGCGTCGGCTGGTTTTAATTTATTGATCGGCAATGCAACAGGTGTTCAATTGATTTTCAATGATAAACCCATAGAGATTTTAGGAAACAGTGGACAGGTGGTAAATGTCCAGATCCCATAA
- the mgtE gene encoding magnesium transporter, translating to MQTDRHKILIESIRRLMRREATTHLIKIITKAHAADLAVVLHSLSPSNQIKLFDLIKNIEQKAELFSELNQDVFFNIIEGMDLDHIVEIMDHMPTDDVADLIGRLPEEKSASILKKMKREDSEEVEGLLSYGDDTAGGIMVPDFIALRENITAREAIESLQKEYANVEMPFYLYVVDEYGNLVGVSSLRQLVVVPPDTPLKDFMATDVISVKTDVDQEDVAKIVARYDILAVPVVDEYGVLVGIVTVDDIIDIIRQEATEDILKMAGAGEEFIETQSVLKSIRIRLPWLFACCIGGIIASFVISHFQESLSKVAYIAAFIPVIMGMSGNIGIQSSTIVVRGLATGRLNIRDLWVVVFKELTIGLILGIVYGFFVGLVVQLQYSRGALALSVGLAVISSMSLAAFSGSLVPMFFARLNIDPAVATGPFVTTAIDIVSVFLYFNIAVTLLGI from the coding sequence ATGCAAACTGATCGTCATAAAATACTTATTGAAAGCATCAGGAGATTAATGAGGCGGGAAGCCACAACCCACCTCATTAAGATCATCACCAAGGCACATGCCGCAGACCTGGCTGTGGTGCTCCATTCTTTGTCACCTTCCAATCAGATTAAGCTTTTTGACTTAATAAAGAACATTGAACAAAAAGCTGAGCTTTTCAGTGAGCTCAATCAAGATGTTTTTTTTAATATTATTGAAGGTATGGATCTGGATCATATTGTTGAGATAATGGATCATATGCCGACAGATGATGTTGCCGATCTGATTGGACGACTGCCGGAAGAAAAATCCGCTTCTATCCTTAAAAAAATGAAAAGGGAGGATTCTGAAGAGGTTGAAGGCTTGCTTAGTTACGGAGATGATACTGCAGGCGGCATCATGGTTCCTGATTTTATCGCATTAAGGGAGAATATAACAGCCAGAGAGGCCATTGAATCACTGCAAAAGGAGTATGCGAATGTTGAGATGCCGTTTTATCTTTATGTAGTGGATGAATATGGCAATCTGGTAGGCGTCAGTTCGCTAAGACAGCTTGTAGTGGTCCCTCCGGACACCCCGCTTAAAGATTTTATGGCAACAGACGTGATTTCAGTAAAAACCGACGTGGACCAGGAGGATGTGGCAAAAATCGTTGCGCGTTATGACATCCTGGCTGTGCCGGTTGTTGATGAATATGGCGTACTTGTTGGTATTGTTACAGTTGATGATATTATTGATATCATCAGGCAAGAGGCTACCGAAGATATATTGAAAATGGCAGGAGCAGGCGAGGAGTTTATTGAAACACAGTCTGTCTTAAAAAGCATAAGAATTCGCCTGCCCTGGCTGTTTGCGTGTTGTATCGGCGGGATAATCGCATCTTTTGTTATTAGCCACTTTCAAGAGAGCTTGAGCAAGGTAGCCTATATTGCGGCATTTATTCCTGTTATCATGGGGATGAGTGGCAATATCGGTATCCAGTCCTCCACTATTGTGGTACGTGGTCTTGCAACAGGTCGTCTTAACATAAGAGATTTATGGGTTGTTGTTTTTAAGGAGCTTACTATCGGCCTGATATTGGGTATAGTTTATGGGTTTTTCGTTGGCCTGGTTGTTCAGCTTCAATATAGCAGAGGGGCTCTCGCCTTATCCGTGGGGCTTGCTGTGATCTCTTCCATGTCTCTGGCAGCGTTTTCAGGCTCTCTGGTACCCATGTTCTTCGCCAGGTTAAATATCGATCCTGCTGTTGCTACAGGTCCTTTTGTAACAACGGCTATCGACATCGTCAGCGTATTCTTGTATTTTAATATTGCAGTAACCCTCCTTGGCATATAA
- a CDS encoding SurA N-terminal domain-containing protein: MGKSIIEIVKRSACGVICFILVLGFTPFNIADSAEVVDRIVAVVNDDIITFSELNQFIKPYADKIKTLGYPPEKEREMLFKMRDDILSQLIDQKLTDQEIKRFKISVSEKEIDAAVERIKEINYYSDEELRQELAGQGLNMGEYRKNIREQILRAKLVNLEIKSKVVITRQDVKSYYEAHSDKYCGEKKYRLWNIIMKVPPSADEAKMSSIQKSMQAVLAKLKAGQPFEEMAESYSESSGSLDLGLFAINELSPQLQEAIKGLGSGEFTSVLDTDYGYQIFYISEVIDSPGKSLEEVTAEIEENLFGEIVDKKFRSWLDDLHEKSHIKIIK; encoded by the coding sequence ATGGGTAAAAGTATTATAGAAATTGTTAAGCGTTCAGCATGTGGGGTAATATGTTTTATTTTGGTTTTAGGTTTTACCCCATTCAATATAGCAGACAGCGCAGAGGTTGTTGATCGTATCGTAGCTGTTGTTAATGATGATATCATTACATTTTCCGAATTAAACCAGTTTATAAAACCATATGCAGACAAAATCAAAACACTTGGATATCCTCCTGAGAAGGAGCGCGAAATGCTCTTCAAGATGCGCGATGATATACTCAGCCAGCTTATTGATCAGAAACTTACTGATCAGGAAATAAAACGGTTTAAGATTTCTGTAAGTGAAAAAGAGATTGATGCAGCAGTTGAGCGTATTAAAGAGATAAACTATTATAGTGACGAAGAGCTCAGACAAGAGTTGGCCGGCCAGGGATTAAACATGGGAGAGTATCGAAAAAATATAAGGGAGCAGATACTCAGGGCAAAGCTGGTCAACCTTGAAATCAAATCCAAGGTCGTTATTACCAGACAGGATGTAAAGTCATATTATGAAGCGCACAGCGATAAATATTGTGGAGAGAAAAAATACCGCCTCTGGAACATAATTATGAAAGTCCCTCCTTCCGCTGATGAAGCAAAGATGTCTTCAATTCAAAAAAGTATGCAGGCTGTGCTTGCAAAATTAAAGGCAGGGCAACCTTTTGAAGAAATGGCTGAATCCTATTCCGAATCTTCAGGAAGCCTCGACCTTGGATTATTTGCAATTAATGAGCTTTCACCACAATTGCAAGAGGCAATAAAAGGATTGGGTTCGGGTGAGTTTACCTCTGTGCTTGATACCGATTATGGATATCAGATATTTTATATTTCAGAAGTTATAGATAGTCCTGGAAAATCGCTGGAAGAGGTAACAGCCGAGATAGAAGAAAACCTTTTCGGAGAGATAGTTGATAAAAAATTCAGGTCATGGCTTGATGATCTCCACGAAAAATCTCATATAAAGATAATAAAATAA
- the glyQ gene encoding glycine--tRNA ligase subunit alpha has protein sequence MYFQEVILALQKFWARKGCTLIQPYDIEVGAGTFHPATLLKVLGPEPWNAAYVQPSRRPTDGRYGENPNRLQHYYQFQVILKPSPLDVQKKYLQSLKVLGIDPLDHDIRFVEDDWESPTLGASGLGWEVWLDGMEITQFTYFQLAGSIELHPVSVELTYGLERIAMYLQGVDNVFDLKWNDKIFYGDIHHQQEVEQSTYNFEKADVDMLLDLFNKYENEARQMINRPLILPAYEYCLKCSHTFNLLDARGAISVTERTGYIARIRNIARACAEEYLKQREAMGFPLMRNFSNQG, from the coding sequence ATGTATTTTCAGGAAGTAATATTAGCATTGCAGAAGTTCTGGGCGCGCAAAGGATGCACGCTGATTCAGCCTTATGACATTGAGGTCGGCGCGGGAACATTTCACCCTGCAACGCTTCTTAAGGTCCTTGGCCCTGAGCCTTGGAACGCGGCTTATGTCCAGCCTTCCAGGCGTCCCACAGACGGCCGTTATGGAGAAAACCCGAATCGATTGCAGCATTATTATCAGTTCCAGGTAATACTGAAGCCGTCTCCTCTTGATGTGCAGAAAAAGTACCTCCAGAGCTTAAAGGTTCTTGGCATTGATCCTCTTGACCATGACATCAGATTTGTTGAAGATGACTGGGAATCACCTACTCTCGGAGCCTCAGGCCTGGGATGGGAGGTATGGCTGGACGGCATGGAGATCACTCAATTTACCTATTTTCAACTTGCGGGCAGTATCGAACTCCATCCTGTTTCAGTGGAGCTTACTTATGGCCTGGAACGCATTGCCATGTATCTTCAGGGAGTAGATAATGTTTTTGATTTAAAATGGAATGATAAAATATTTTATGGAGATATACATCATCAACAGGAAGTGGAGCAGTCAACATATAATTTCGAAAAGGCGGACGTGGATATGCTTCTGGATCTTTTCAATAAATACGAAAATGAAGCCAGGCAGATGATTAACAGGCCGCTCATTCTTCCAGCTTATGAATATTGCCTGAAATGTTCACACACATTTAACCTTCTCGATGCCCGCGGAGCGATCAGCGTAACAGAGAGAACCGGTTATATCGCACGGATAAGAAATATCGCCAGGGCTTGCGCGGAAGAGTATCTGAAGCAGCGGGAAGCCATGGGTTTTCCATTAATGCGTAATTTTAGCAACCAGGGATAA
- the mfd gene encoding transcription-repair coupling factor, with the protein MFINLNQEKSSIKALIDLIPCRNSGIECTGLSGSERAFLVSRIYMEHRMPVVVVAASSKDAEMLLEDLRFFSKDIQKALIYFPPYNILPFKRLSYNNETAARRISALYRFIEGEMPLVVVTTVSALLQRLIPKLMLSDYAELIMTGEDIDRDLLIEKLIAGGYVRAAIVEEPGDFCVRGGILDIYSPMYSDPLRIELVGETVDSLRFFSAATQRKTESIQEAIILPAGEAILKMELIDKIIGRIREQASALDLPVTRVRELVERIRKEGVFPGIESLIPLIYPQLDTLFDYVPDKALFVLMEPKELEEAAGQFQEQATKNYLAACKEGILCVEPEASYMQWPKAKELLSERNPLTVKMLPVSGEGWNKGQPFLRIGFNVEDNSAVRTELKAHMKKEDLLLPLANWIDDRKQEGYAALIVCSSRLQADRIKSLMLPYGIELGIIDGFHVAKGSKWPVAVCIGRVSSGFVWQDAFLALITEEEIFGVKHHIKRISRQKAKVQAGMLEFTDLKKGEFVVHIEHGIGRFDGLVKLKIDGTGNDFLLIIYKDDDKLYLPVDRMSMVQKYMGLDGVIPVFDKLGGKSWQRVKERVKKSVEKIAGKLLKLYSERNVKEGYAFKVTDGDSQDFEAGFSYEETPDQLKAIDDVLHDMEEPTPMDRLVCGDVGYGKTEVALRAAFMAVNNGKQVAMLVPTTVLAEQHFETFANRFKRYPVNVACLSRFRSASEQRLIIDELKSGKIDIVIGTHRLIQKDVAFKDLGLVVLDEEQRFGVKHKEKLKEIRRMVDILTLTATPIPRTLHMSMMGVRDISIISTPPEHRQSIITYISEFDAAVVSEAIRNELKRKGQIYFVHNDIHNIWAMANYLQKLVPEVRLDVAHGRLTEDELELVMLRFFNKEIDMLVCTTIIESGLDIPSANTILVNRADRFGLAQIYQLRGRVGRADEQAYAYLFIPDETALGKDARKRLKVLMEHSDLGAGFQIAMSDLKIRGGGTILGASQSGHIAAVGYDMFLKLMENAISELKGKPVQEGLEPEINISLSSFIPESYISDINQRLSAYRRLAKMTELCEISDFKKELLDRFGALPKETNNLLLKIMLKVYAIKAGVKRLDLAGQQLILYFSEAHQKYPFGIVDMIVEQSDCFSFTPDHVLKAKLSKRTADGILLETRNILKEIIQHVNC; encoded by the coding sequence TTGTTTATAAATCTAAATCAAGAAAAAAGTTCTATTAAAGCCTTAATTGATTTAATTCCTTGCAGAAATTCCGGAATTGAGTGCACAGGCCTGTCCGGGTCTGAAAGGGCATTCCTTGTCTCCAGAATATACATGGAGCACAGGATGCCTGTTGTTGTTGTAGCGGCTTCGTCAAAAGATGCTGAAATGCTTTTGGAAGATTTGCGCTTTTTTTCAAAAGATATTCAAAAGGCCTTAATATATTTTCCACCTTATAATATTTTGCCGTTTAAGCGTTTGTCATACAACAACGAAACAGCGGCAAGGCGGATAAGCGCTCTTTACCGTTTCATAGAGGGTGAAATGCCGCTGGTTGTAGTTACAACCGTAAGCGCCCTGCTGCAAAGACTCATTCCAAAGCTTATGCTGAGCGATTATGCTGAGCTTATAATGACCGGTGAAGATATTGACAGGGATCTTTTGATAGAAAAACTTATTGCCGGCGGTTATGTTAGAGCCGCGATTGTGGAGGAGCCAGGGGATTTTTGTGTTAGAGGCGGGATTCTGGATATTTATTCTCCGATGTATTCAGATCCGCTAAGGATCGAACTGGTTGGAGAAACCGTGGATTCCTTAAGATTTTTTTCAGCAGCAACCCAGCGCAAGACAGAAAGCATACAGGAAGCGATCATACTTCCGGCAGGGGAAGCGATCCTTAAAATGGAGCTTATTGATAAGATAATAGGCAGGATAAGAGAGCAGGCGTCTGCCCTTGATCTTCCGGTAACCAGAGTTAGAGAGCTGGTTGAGCGTATCAGGAAAGAGGGGGTGTTCCCGGGAATTGAGAGCCTTATCCCCTTGATATATCCTCAGCTTGACACACTGTTTGATTATGTTCCTGACAAGGCGCTTTTTGTTCTTATGGAACCAAAAGAATTAGAAGAGGCTGCCGGCCAATTTCAGGAGCAGGCGACAAAGAACTATCTTGCCGCCTGCAAAGAGGGCATACTGTGTGTTGAGCCTGAAGCTTCTTACATGCAATGGCCAAAGGCAAAGGAGCTGCTGTCTGAGAGGAACCCTCTGACAGTCAAAATGCTTCCTGTGTCGGGAGAGGGTTGGAACAAGGGGCAACCTTTTTTACGGATAGGCTTTAATGTTGAAGATAACTCTGCTGTCAGAACTGAACTTAAGGCTCATATGAAAAAAGAGGACCTTCTCCTGCCTCTTGCAAACTGGATTGATGACAGAAAACAGGAAGGATATGCCGCTCTTATTGTCTGCAGTTCCAGATTGCAGGCCGACCGTATTAAATCTCTTATGTTGCCGTACGGCATTGAGCTTGGAATTATTGACGGGTTCCATGTCGCTAAAGGCAGTAAATGGCCTGTGGCTGTATGCATTGGCCGGGTTTCATCAGGTTTTGTCTGGCAGGATGCGTTTTTGGCTCTAATTACAGAAGAGGAAATATTCGGTGTAAAGCACCACATAAAAAGGATTTCAAGACAAAAAGCAAAGGTTCAAGCCGGGATGCTTGAATTTACAGACCTGAAGAAAGGCGAATTTGTTGTTCATATTGAACATGGAATCGGTCGCTTTGACGGCCTGGTAAAGCTCAAGATAGATGGAACAGGCAACGATTTTCTGCTTATTATCTATAAGGATGATGATAAGCTTTATCTTCCTGTAGATCGAATGAGCATGGTTCAAAAATATATGGGGCTGGACGGAGTGATTCCGGTTTTTGACAAACTGGGCGGAAAATCATGGCAGCGGGTTAAGGAAAGGGTTAAAAAATCGGTTGAGAAGATCGCGGGGAAACTCCTTAAACTTTATTCTGAGCGTAATGTAAAGGAAGGCTATGCTTTTAAGGTAACAGACGGTGATTCGCAGGATTTTGAGGCTGGTTTTTCTTACGAAGAGACACCGGACCAGCTAAAGGCGATTGATGATGTGCTGCATGATATGGAGGAGCCGACACCTATGGACAGGCTTGTATGCGGCGATGTAGGATACGGAAAAACAGAGGTTGCCCTTAGAGCGGCCTTTATGGCTGTGAATAATGGAAAACAGGTTGCCATGCTGGTTCCCACAACAGTGCTTGCTGAGCAGCATTTTGAGACATTTGCAAACCGTTTTAAGCGTTATCCGGTCAATGTCGCCTGTTTAAGCAGATTCCGTTCCGCCTCCGAGCAGCGCTTAATTATAGATGAGCTTAAATCAGGAAAGATAGATATAGTTATAGGAACCCACAGGCTTATTCAGAAAGATGTTGCTTTTAAAGATTTGGGGCTTGTCGTGCTTGATGAAGAGCAGCGATTTGGCGTTAAACACAAGGAAAAACTGAAAGAAATCAGGCGCATGGTAGATATTCTGACCTTGACGGCAACCCCTATACCACGTACTCTTCACATGTCCATGATGGGAGTGCGTGATATTAGTATTATTTCAACACCGCCTGAGCATCGCCAGTCAATTATTACATACATTTCTGAGTTTGACGCGGCGGTTGTTTCAGAAGCAATACGGAATGAGTTGAAAAGAAAGGGCCAGATATATTTTGTTCACAATGATATTCATAATATATGGGCAATGGCAAACTATTTGCAAAAACTGGTGCCTGAAGTCAGGCTTGATGTAGCGCATGGCCGTCTTACGGAAGATGAGCTTGAGCTTGTGATGCTGCGGTTTTTCAATAAAGAGATCGACATGCTTGTTTGTACAACGATAATTGAGTCCGGGCTTGATATTCCTTCTGCTAATACCATTCTTGTTAATCGGGCGGACAGATTCGGATTGGCGCAGATTTACCAGTTGCGAGGACGTGTAGGCAGAGCTGATGAACAGGCTTATGCATACCTCTTTATTCCTGATGAGACAGCTTTAGGCAAGGATGCTCGGAAACGCCTGAAGGTATTAATGGAGCACAGCGATCTTGGGGCCGGTTTTCAAATAGCCATGAGCGATTTGAAAATAAGAGGGGGAGGCACAATCTTGGGCGCATCCCAGTCCGGCCATATAGCTGCGGTAGGTTATGACATGTTTTTAAAGCTCATGGAAAACGCGATATCTGAGCTTAAAGGAAAACCGGTTCAGGAAGGCCTTGAACCTGAGATTAATATATCTTTGTCAAGCTTTATTCCTGAATCTTATATTTCCGATATCAACCAGCGGCTTTCAGCTTACCGCCGCCTTGCAAAGATGACCGAGCTTTGCGAAATTTCAGATTTTAAGAAAGAGCTGCTTGACCGCTTTGGGGCCTTGCCAAAAGAGACAAACAATCTTTTATTAAAGATCATGCTTAAAGTATACGCAATAAAAGCCGGGGTAAAACGGCTTGACCTGGCCGGACAGCAACTCATTCTTTATTTTTCAGAGGCTCACCAGAAATATCCTTTTGGCATTGTTGATATGATTGTTGAGCAAAGCGATTGTTTTAGTTTTACGCCGGACCATGTGCTAAAAGCAAAACTGTCAAAACGCACCGCAGACGGTATATTATTGGAGACCAGAAACATCTTGAAAGAAATTATTCAACATGTTAACTGCTGA
- a CDS encoding integration host factor subunit alpha, which yields MALTKSDIVEKVYELGFTKKEAVDIIESLLEIIKSTLEKEEDVLVSGFGKFCVKNKRQRRGRNPATGNDLMLRARKVVTFKCSGKLRNKINNQ from the coding sequence ATGGCATTAACCAAGAGCGATATTGTTGAAAAGGTTTATGAGCTTGGTTTTACCAAGAAAGAAGCGGTAGATATCATCGAATCTCTTCTGGAAATTATTAAAAGCACCCTGGAAAAAGAGGAGGATGTCCTGGTTTCAGGGTTTGGCAAATTCTGCGTAAAAAACAAGAGGCAGCGAAGGGGCCGAAACCCTGCTACAGGTAACGACTTGATGCTGAGGGCAAGAAAGGTTGTTACATTTAAATGTTCCGGTAAGTTAAGAAATAAAATCAATAATCAATAA